The Zingiber officinale cultivar Zhangliang chromosome 2A, Zo_v1.1, whole genome shotgun sequence genomic sequence TTAAGTTGCACTTTGTTTCTTGTCTAGACGTGAGTTGACGTCAGAAAAGTTTGGACAACCTAAATCATTTAGTTACACCGGGCAACTCAACTCTTTCAATTGGTCAACCTAAGCTAGCTACGGCGACTTACATAGTCTTGGTagctttttgaaaaagttttggaTAGCCTACACCATTTATCAACACTAGAACATGATTTAGGCCTGGGATTGCTTCTGAGCTGGTGCAGAATGCCCCATTGATTGCCTCAACCTCTCCTTGCATACATTGTTGTTGCTAGGCGAAGTTCCCCATGATCTACTTCCCTTCCGGACAGTGGGAGGCCACCTTGGAGGGGCCGCTGAGGTGACAGTTTCACCTTTGTTGCCAATAGAACATGCAAAATCTAAAATGTACAACACCTTCCCTTTCTCCAAGCACACATATACATCCACCCATTAACAAAAGACTTAAGCGCTAATCTTATTTCCATAAGATGTCAAACAACATAATTGGTGAAACACCAAATTAAAACTTATACCATAACTCTACCCATTCAAGAACACTAGGATCACTAACCACAATCACAACATAAAAACAacataaaaacaaaaaatattataatactaGATATCATATGTTCCCCTCTATTTACCACAACTATTCCTTTCTTTCAACATTTTATGATTTTGCACCCCCTCCCCCACCTGTGATTATGGAGGCAAAATAACAATACTATGCATTAATTTACATGAACAAACAAAAATTTCATTAGATAATTAAGACTACTTGTATCTACAGCTATGTGAAAGCAACTAAACATGACATATTCATACATTGTTAAAACGTAAGCAACATCATGAACAATAAATAGTCTTACACTAAATTAATATCGGCTACTCTCCTAAACCAAATGAAGGTTTTACTTGGCCGTCCACCACACTATTTACACCTACATGGATGTCAACTGATAACTAGCAAAACCAAACATGTAAATGCACAATACATACATATACATGTGTGTGCATGTGTTGCATGTCAATACCAAATGCTTCTATCATACATGCGAAAACAAGATTGACAACCATCATGGTGCACCATGCATGGGTCAATGCCATATTGAAAAAGTAAAGCTGACACATTTATTCATTTAGGCACCGTTTGGTATGCATGATGTGATAGGATTGGGTTGATTATGATAGGATAAATAATCCCTCTTGAGGCCAAGGTATTATGAATCCTACCCCTAATCATTCACAATCCTACCTCTAATCAACTCTACCAAACGCTTGattaaaaactttttgaaaatataatccaATCCTATCATGCATACCAAACGGAGCCTTAGAGTTAACACCCAAGGATAATCTACACATACAATGTTATAATAAATATGAAGTAAAAGTACATTGAATTGTCAAGTGGCCTCCATAAAAACCTAAACCATATCCACctttttagtttatattttgaTTGCAGAAAGATCTCCAATTGTCCTAACTACCTTTTTGAGGTGCTTTCTACATTCACTATATCAATCAACAATAAACAAAAAATTGATTCTAAGGCTATGCTTTAGAATTTGACACTTACCACAAGCCATGAGAGGTCTCTCTTCCAAAAGATGCCCCAAGGCCCTCCTCAGTGTCGTCCTAAATCATTAAAGACCTATTTAGGATCCAAACCTCAATTATGTCTAACTCTTCTCTCTAGTACCTCGCTCTGGCATCATACATAGCCCTCTAGGACTTCTTTAGGTCCCAAATCAACTATCGAAATTATGTTATAGGGTCTTACTCTATGGTTGTGGTGGAGAGATCCCTTAGGGTTGCTGCTATTGTCCTTTCTTGCCGTAGTCCACCTAACATTGCCAGTCACAAGGTAGAGTAGAGGAGGGAATAGGAAAATGAGACTTGGGATGAAGAGGAATAGAAGGGAGATGGTGCCTCAAACTTGAATCGGCTAGAGGAAGGTGCCCCACATTCTTGTGTAATGCACGAGTACCTTCCATCTAAAATTGCCCTCTTTCTTAATTTCCCTAACCGCTTTCCCAATTTTAGACACCACTAATTTATCATTACTTCCCTTTTTAAGCCCAAACTTTTATTATTTTGTCTTAACCAGTGCCCTTAGCTAAACTCATCCAAACAGATAAAAAAGATGAGTCATCTTGCCAGTAAGCGATTTGCAACTTCTTGAACaattaatgaaaaatgaaaacaTGGGTAAGCTATCATACATctgaaaatataaaatatcatTACTAAGCACAAAATTAAAACAAAAGATATTTTGGGGGTATTGCGATAGCAAACATGTTGTGtgcaaaataaattttccttGGATATTTGATTCTAGTTTTAAAGCTTAACTAGTGTCACAATGTGTTAGATATAACTTTTATATGGAATATCCTCTTatgttagtttttatttttaatttttgcatGTAAACATATAATGGATAAGTAATCCTCAATCTGTAATTTGCACAATTCCATGTTACTTTGAGTGATAAACAATATATGTGTCTTTtgcttttgtttaatttttctcacacaaatcatgtttttttaatcattttatcTGCATTTCAATGTGAAGAAGTATATATTACTAGATTTTAACATATCAAATATCTCTACTAAAAGATCAACAAACTATAATAATTTAATGATCGAGATAATTATTGGAAATCTTGTCATTCATAATGGTATTCATAATCTAAACATGCTATGTTAGTTAGATAATTTCTTTTGGTAAAATTGTTGTCCAAGTCGAGACTTGGATGCCATTCATTTTCTCAAATATGCTTAcatatattttttgtttttgatATCCAGTGACAGAATTGTGGAGAGCTCTTTAGTAATGATTATTTCCAGCAAAATCTTCCAGAAGACCCACTATGAAGTACTGTCAATCAAAGAAGATGCGAGTTATGAAGAGATCAGAGTAAGCTATAAATCTGCCATTCTGAATTCTCATCCTGATAAGGTGTACAACAAATCGGATTCAAGTAGGAATTATCAAGAGCCAAAGCAAGAATTCCTAGATGTGCAGAAGGCCTGGGAGGTGCTTTCAGATGTTAAGTTGAAGGCAATCTATGACAAGGAGTTGCAAGCTTCAAGAGAGATTCTGGAGCTTCCAGCCAATGAAATTGAATTAGGGGATATGACTCTTGAGAATGATGGTGATTCTCAGCAACTCCTCTATGAATGTAGATGTGGTGATTATTTTTTGATCACCTCATTGGACCTCAAAGAAATGGGTATTTTATTGGATGCAGTGACATTACAATTACATTCATCTATCAATTCAGCACCCATTTCAGTGCTTATTCCATGTAGCTCATGTTCACTTAGAGTTCGCTTGATCATAGATCACTTTTCTTGAATTCTTGGTTCCATGCCATTAGTACCTTTTGCTGTGTAGTTTCAATGTAATGTTTTGTGTGGATGGTTAGATATCAAGTGTGGTGATTATGCTATCCCTACGTGTTTAAATATATATGCTGTGGTTGAAATGAATTGATGAGGACTGTTATGCGTACTTTCTTTTCTTCAAGTCTTTGcttaagaaatattttagacAAAGCATATTAGCTTCAGTAGATTAAATTGCTAGTATCTTGAACAAAGCATACCATGATTCATTCAACAATTAAGTTTCATTGTCACAACTCGAATGTGAAGCTTATGAAGGAAATTGCAAATAAATACTTCCCTTAAATACTTCTCTGGAATGGGTTGGCGAGagcactgggggcgagcgtattcatttTTTGTCACAATTATGAAGGAAATTGTAGCCTTCAGGGCTAGGTGCAACGGTTAGAACCTTCAAATGATTAATTAGGTATTTAAGGTTTGAATTTTAGTTACGGTATAATATAGGAATTTTCTTCTAGTGAAACGATAAATTTAAGAACGTTGGCTAGTTGGATGAGCTTCTGCGAGTGTTTTTTAATTTACTTTGATGGTCAAtggaaaatttttatacagtTAGAGTTACTTTTAGAATTAGTCGGTTTGAAGAGTAAGTGATTGAACTCCATGTAAGAGAAAGACTCTTACTTGGCGCGCCTAGTCAAGTGGAACTATCTGAAACTAACTCATTCTATtctaaatcagttagaccaaggagATGTATTAAGCTAGTTTAAGTTTGTTGATTCTTTTATTAACTTTGTTTTAGGAAGTGTTTGTCCAAAGTAGGTCCTTGTATCTTGCCATAATTTAGAAGCTAGTTTAAGAAACTCTTACTTAACTAACCCAAAGAAAAACATGAATCTAATTGAGGGTCAAATTGGCATTTTTAGTTCGATCAAACACTAACTAAAatgtataataaatttaaatttgagcCTAGCTCAAGccaaatttaaaccttaatcacaACCAAGTCTGACCCAAACTAAATTACTATCTTGACCTAGACATAATACAATTGAAACATTTGCTTGCAATATTTTTTGTGCTATTTACCCAAGATTTGTGAAAATATCAGAGAAATTTCATTTTATGGCTTTGTAGGAAGATTTCAGTACAACCTGTCATTCTCTTTTTGATGATAATAATTTTGTCTATTGAAAGAGAAGGATGAAATGATTTTTTATGAATGACTTGCCAAGAAATTCAAGTGGTGAATTGTGTGGATTCAACTGATGGACAAACAATATCAAGACAACAACCCAAGCAAATGCAAGAGCAACTAAAATCATTCAATGTGGTTGACTCAAGTGTAACTGGAGAAAGTCGGACCATTCAAGGATGTAAAAGAGTTATGGGGAAAACTAAGTAAATGAAGAGTCAAGTGAATCATAACAAGTTATCCTCATGTCCAAGTCAAACTCAGCCAACTTAAATCAACATGAATAGATGTTGTACAATGAATGCTAAAGACACATGACCGAGAATGAAAGGATGTTCACCTCACTCAAGCTCAAAGAGATGGAAACAATTTGCTTTAGAAACAATGATAAATTAAAGGTACTCAGGTCAAGTAACATAACTTTAAGTTCAAGTCTATTTATTAAGAGATTTCTTTATGTTGAAATCAAAGTATAAGAACATATAGAATTAACACTAATCactaaattaaacaaattataggagacccaagtcaaggAGTTCAAACTAGACCTTATCAttaaaatctaagtcaaataatattaatattcaaaatagaatcaaAGACTATAGATAAAGCTTTACTTGATCTTGATTGGGTAATAGCTATGCATGAGGTGTTTGTAGGACTGAAAAACATGATAGAGTCAGGGGCGGGGGTGGTAAATATTGCatgtttaaaacttatcttttctttttataaaacCAATCAGAGTACaacataaatacaaaaaaaaaaacaaacacaggtggttacttggttcacAATTCAACAACTGTTACTCAAAAGCCTACGATCTCTTAGATTATTTTTGGATAGGTAATCAATTAATTATCTCCTTCCAAAAATATTTCGGAGGCCAAGAAAACATGATACAAATAGAAAGAGTATAGTAATACTTTACTATCTCTTTAAATAAAATGTAAATAAACTAAAATTGCTGACAACAATTTAGTAGAACTTCAGCATAGGTTGTCGGAGAGTAGTTTGGCGTAGTATGCTTTTCAGATCTTGCTTGAATAGCAAAACAAATGAGTATTGAGTTGTGAAAGAATTATGTTGAGCCTCAGAATTCAAGCTtcttttatagaaatttattgGTCGACTAAACACCACATTCTGTTGACTGATTCTGATTCGACCTCGCCAAGTCAACGCTTGATTTCTAGgtttttcggtcgactgatcctccaGATCAGTTGAATGAACCTAATATTTCCTTGCTTGCCTAATCTGATTAGATCAAACCCCATGTAATTCacttgatcggtcgactaaacctcaaggtgtaggtgcagcggaggccggaaagagggggtgaattgtctacacaaattaaaactaccctcctcagatctctcaactcaaaaaataaagcaactataataaaattaaaagtagaaataaaaagagacagaattttaacttggttacaaccaagacggttgttaatccaaggtagtcgaagatcgcactagcagagtctccttcactgtaggcggagaaacctttttacacacttaaaacgctcactagttgctaggaatgactacagagttgattgcttgagttgttgaatatttcctagctccaggggccttatatagctcctggaaagtctatcccgaaggtccaaggcgcctccaacaaggtccaagacgcctccaatgagagaggggataaaactttatccaaacagctcaacgttcacttctgccagatccgaggcgcctccaacaggtattgaaggcgcctttaagctggaggcacctccaagcctgatggaggcccctccaagctggctggcagcgttttccagcttgcttgcttctttgcttcgtcttccgaagttccgttcttttgggtgattccggccaaccaaaatagggctcacccgaactcaattttcggccttctcctcgagcaggctttcgtccggcttctcgtccctcgaacgccgcacacgttcttctcgtccaccggagtactcttccgcagctctctcgtctttcggacgcaccgagcccctcgactcccttcccgtgtcgtc encodes the following:
- the LOC122042391 gene encoding DPH4 homolog, whose amino-acid sequence is MIISSKIFQKTHYEVLSIKEDASYEEIRVSYKSAILNSHPDKVYNKSDSSRNYQEPKQEFLDVQKAWEVLSDVKLKAIYDKELQASREILELPANEIELGDMTLENDGDSQQLLYECRCGDYFLITSLDLKEMGILLDAVTLQLHSSINSAPISVLIPCSSCSLRVRLIIDHFS